Proteins co-encoded in one Cricetulus griseus strain 17A/GY chromosome 1 unlocalized genomic scaffold, alternate assembly CriGri-PICRH-1.0 chr1_1, whole genome shotgun sequence genomic window:
- the CUNH2orf74 gene encoding uncharacterized protein C2orf74 homolog — MFGQNGVDKMDENSKSNPMFFETTTITFFVILLICIICILLLLAIFFYKCFTGKTTEEPAKPPCTDENEGEDCLFASAKMNKPKDQEKVLLRLVNMDMPVRPGILVQRQSKDGEVASPLGEITEAEEDKHRQTLEPLTNAGETTLEGESAEKTPVHVHRTSTAESQKRPLKGVTFSKEVIVVDLGNKYPTPRSYSREHKERK; from the exons ATGTTTGGACAAAATGGGGTTGATAAAATGGATGAGAATTCGAAATCGAACCCTATGTTCTTTGAGACCACAACCATCACCTTCTTCGTCATCCTCCTCATTTGCATCATTTGTATCCTCCTTCTattggcaatttttttttataaatg TTTCACAGGCAAGACCACTGAGGAGCCAGCGAAGCCCCCTTGTACCGATGAAAATGAAGGTGAAGATTGTTTATTTGCCAGTGCAAAGATGAACAAACCCAAAGATCAAGAAAA GGTCCTACTGCGCTTGGTAAACATGGACATGCCAGTGAGACCTGGCATTCTTGTCCAAAGACAGAGTAAGGACGGCGAGGTGGCCTCACCCTTAGGAGAGATCACCGAGGCAGAAGAggacaaacacagacagacattagAGCCTTTGACGAATGCTGGAGAAACCACCCTTGAG GGTGAGAGTGCTGAGAAAACACCCGTACATGTCCACAGAACTTCAACCGCTGAAAGCCAAAAAAGACCTTTAAAAGGAGTGACGTTTTCTAAGGAAGTCATTGTTGTGGATCTCGGAAACAAATACCCCACACCTCGAAGCTATTCTCGAGAACACAAAGAGAGAAAGTGA